The following are from one region of the Centroberyx gerrardi isolate f3 chromosome 16, fCenGer3.hap1.cur.20231027, whole genome shotgun sequence genome:
- the ccna2 gene encoding cyclin-A2, which translates to MSGANGGQGSAVDEYHNQENMLSRLRGALKPRASAAENQENLPPKAANRTVLGALQNNQRSKPQNQRGTKQESSSLSCKNDDYGKSCQEKVSSKQPTFQIHVDEPDGACPKKQVALKAKPTTEDSPLTINHAVARLRRPLSTIDVPSAMDVSFDSPMDMSVVEGEEKPINVNEVPDYAAEIHTYLREMELKTRPKAGYMKKQPDITNSMRAILVDWLVEVGEEYKLQNETLYLAVNYIDRFLSSMSVLRGKLQLVGTAAMLLASKFEEIYPPEVAEFVYITDDTYTKKQVLRMEHLVLKVLSFDLAAPTINQFLTQYFLHQSTNKQVESLAMFLGELSLVDSDPFLKYLPSHTAAAAFALANNTITSGSWPKSLSEMTGYSLEELTPCIEDLHQMYLGAAQHAQQSVKEKYKGSKYHEVSLIEPPSKLLLN; encoded by the exons ATGTCAGGCGCAAACGGGGGACAAGGAAGCGCGGTTGATGAGTATCACAACCAAGAAAATATGCTGTCAAGACTGAGGGGAGCGTTAAAACCCCGAGCTTCTGCAGCGGAGAACCAGGAGAACCTTCCCCCGAAAGCAGCCAACAGAACCGTCCTGGGAGCCTTGCAGAACAACCAGCGCAGCAAACCTCAGAACCAGCGCGGCACGAAACAG GAATCCTCGTCACTGTCTTGTAAAAATGATGACTATGGCAAAAGCTGCCAAGAGAAGGTTTCCTCCAAGCAGCCCACCTTCCAGATCCATGTGGACGAGCCTGATGGAGCCTGTCCGAAGAAGCAGGTGGCCCTCAAAGCTAAGCCCACAACAGAGGACTCTCCCCTGACCATCAACCATGCCGTGGCCCGGCTCAGACGGCCCCTCTCCACCATCGATGTGCCATCAGCGATGGATGTCAGTTTTG ACTCTCCCATGGACATGTCTGTGgttgagggggaggagaaacCCATCAATGTAAATGAAGTCCCAGACTACGCTGCTGAAATTCACACCTACCTACGGGAAATGGAG CTGAAAACCAGGCCTAAAGCAGGCTACATGAAGAAGCAGCCTGACATCACCAACAGCATGAGGGCCATCCTGGtggactggctggtggaggtgggagaggagtACAAGCTGCAGAACGAGACGCTCTATCTGGCCGTCAACTACATCGaccgcttcctctcctccatgtctgTCCTGAGGGGGAAGCTCCAGCTGGTCGGGACTGCTGCAATGTTGTTGGCTTC GAAATTCGAAGAGATCTACCCCCCAGAGGTGGCAGAGTTTGTTTACATCACAGACGACACCTACACCAAGAAGCAAGTGTTGAGGATGGAGCATCTGGTGCTCAAAGTGCTCTCCTTTGATCTGGCAGCCCCGACCATTAACCAATTTCTCACTCAGTACTTCCTCCACCAATCGACTAACAAACAGGTGGAGAGCCTGGCAATG TTTCTCGGGGAGCTCAGTCTGGTCGATTCGGATCCCTTCCTGAAGTACCTACCgtcacacacagctgctgcagccttCGCTCTTGCCAATAACACGATCACCAGTGGCTCATGG cccaAGTCCCTGTCGGAGATGACTGGCTACTCGCTGGAGGAGCTGACGCCGTGCATCGAGGATCTGCACCAGATGTACCTCGGTGCCGCTCAGCACGCCCAGCAGTCCGTCAAGGAGAAGTACAAGGGCTCAAA GTACCATGAAGTCTCCCTCATCGAGCCGCCATCTAAATTGCTGTTGAACtga
- the bbs7 gene encoding BBSome complex member BBS7 isoform X1, whose amino-acid sequence MEIHLNRVDYMQVGVTSQKTMRLLPALGKKATQKVAIADHEGVITCFGMKKGEAAPVFKTLPGRKIARLDLGGAVGTPQEKIFVCSGSEVRGFTKKGKQFLTFEANLTESINAMHVSGADLFVCASYIYNHYCDCKDQDYYLSGDKINDITCLSTENLARLVPVLACQDRVLRVLQGSELAYDIEVPGPPSVLELYNKDGGDEILYGTADGKVGLVQIGESSAVPKWEIDNEKKKGGILCIDTYDILGDGVNDILVGRDDGTVEVYGFDSSSEPTLRFEHVLSESVTSIQGGCVGKESYDEVLTATYTGWVTGLTTETLKAEAGPGDEVKMSKETQSKVAALRAELEQLQVKVLQGREKYQQTSQSSTAVSAVPVFSINDKFTLCQDDASYSLTLEVQTAIDNLLLQSDVPIDLLDVDKNSAVVSFSECDSEQPNGNFLLATYRCQANTTRLELKVRSIEGQYGTLQAYITPRLQPKTCQVRQYQIKPLSLHQRTHSIDQTRPMNRLSLVGQFSFAEIHSWVVFCLPEVPEKTPAGDSITFHFHNTFLGTQLEATYCKGEGHFKSDNISTISILSDVLSKEATKRKINLNISYDINDESVSHTLKMIHPKLEYQLLLAKKVQLVDALKELQVHEGNADFLIPEYRNILDESAHLLEEYKKQPAHLERLYGMITDLFIDKFKFKGQNVKTKVSSLLEILDNYDLKSLLEFFNEA is encoded by the exons ATGGAGATCCACCTAAATCGAGTTGATTATATGCAG GTGGGTGTGACATCCCAGAAAACCATGAGGCTGCTTCCAGCTTTGGGAAAAAAGGCAACCCAAAAG GTTGCTATTGCTGATCACGAGGGTGTGATTACATGTTTTGGGATGAAGAAGGGAGAGGCAGCG CCCGTGTTCAAAACGCTCCCGGGGCGGAAGATAGCCCGTCTGGACCTCGGAGGGGCCGTGGGAACTCCACAGGAGAAGATCTTCGTGTGTTCTGGCTCTGAGGTCCGAGGATTCACCAAGAAAGGCAAACAGTTCCTCACCTTTGAAGCCAACCTCACCGAGAGCATCAACGCCAT GCACGTCTCAGGCGCCGACCTTTTCGTTTGTGCGAGTTACATCTACAACCACTACTGTGACTGCAAGGACCAAGACTACTACCTCTCCGGAGACAAAATCAATGACATCACATGCTTGTCCACAGAGAACCTGGCTCGTCTCGTCCCCGTCCTGGCATGCCAGGATCGGGTTCTCAGAGTCTTGCAG GGATCAGAGCTTGCCTATGATATTGAAGTCCCCGGCCCTCCATCTGTCTTGGAACTGTACAACAAAGACGGAG GAGATGAAATCCTCTATGGAACTGCAGATGGCAAAGTAGGGTTGGTCCAGATCGGCGAATCCTCGGCTGTGCCCAAATGGGAGATCgacaatgaaaaaaagaaaggag GTATTCTTTGCATTGACACTTACGATATTCTCGGAGACGGTGTGAATGACATCCTGGTGGGCAGGGACGACGGCACAGTGGAGGTCTATGGTTTCGACAGCTCCAGTGAGCCCACGTTACGCTTTGAGCAT GTTTTGTCTGAGAGCGTGACGTCCATCCAGGGCGGCTGTGTAGGGAAGGAGTCTTACGACGAGGTCCTGACTGCCACTTACACAG GATGGGTGACCGGTCTGACCACTGAGACCCTGAAGGCAGAGGCCGGCCCCGGAGACGAGGTCAAGATGAGCAAGGAGACCCAGTCCAAAGTAGCAGCACTCAG GGCggagctggagcagctgcaggTCAAAGTCCTGCAGGGCCGGGAGAAGTACCAGCAGACGTCCCAGTCGAGCACGGCCGTCTCCGCTGTGCCCGTCTTCAGCATCAACGACAAGTTCACCCTCTGCCAGGACGATGCCAGCTACAGCCTCACCCTGGAGGTGCAGACCGCCATCGACAACCTGCTGCTTCAG AGCGACGTGCCAATAGACCTGCTGGATGTGGATAAAAACTCAGCTGTTGTCAGTTTCAGCGAATGTGATTCAGAG CAGCCTAACGGGAACTTCCTCCTGGCCACATACAGATGTCAGGCTAACACTACAAGACTGGAGCTCAAG GTAAGGTCCATCGAAGGTCAGTACGGCACCCTGCAGGCTTACATCACCCCCAGGCTGCAGCCCAAGACCTGCCAGGTCCGCCAGTACCAGATCAAACCACTGTCCCTCCACCAGCGAACACACAGCATAGACCAAACCAG acccaTGAACAGGCTCAGTCTCGTGGGTCAGTTCAGTTTTGCAGAGATCCACTCCTGGGTGGTTTTCTGTTTGCCGGAGGTTCCTGAGAAAACTCCAGCAGGCGACAGCATCACTTTCCATTTCCACAACACTTTCCTCGGCACACAGCTGGAAGCCACCTACTG CAAAGGGGAGGGCCACTTCAAGTCAGACAACATCTCTACCATCTCCATCCTGAGTGACGTCCTCTCTAAAGAAGCAACCAAAAGGAAAAtcaatttgaatatttcatatg ATATCAATGACGAATCTGTGAGCCACACTCTGAAGATGATCCATCCAAAGCTGGAGTATCAGTTGTTGCTGGCTAAAAAAGTTCAGCTTGTGGACGCACTGAAA GAGCTCCAGGTTCACGAGGGGAACGCTGACTTCCTCATCCCAGAGTATCGCAACATTTTGGACGAGTCGGCCCATCTGCTGGAGGAGTACAAGAAGCAGCCAGCGCACCTTGAGAGGCTTTACG GCATGATCACAGACCTGTTCATCGACAAATTCAAGTTCAAAGGCCAGAATGTGAAAACCAAGGTGTCCTCGCTGCTGGAGATCCTGGACAACTACGACCTGAAGTCTCTGTTAGAGTTTTTCAACGAGGCCTAA
- the bbs7 gene encoding BBSome complex member BBS7 isoform X2, whose translation MEIHLNRVDYMQVGVTSQKTMRLLPALGKKATQKVAIADHEGVITCFGMKKGEAAPVFKTLPGRKIARLDLGGAVGTPQEKIFVCSGSEVRGFTKKGKQFLTFEANLTESINAMHVSGADLFVCASYIYNHYCDCKDQDYYLSGDKINDITCLSTENLARLVPVLACQDRVLRVLQGSELAYDIEVPGPPSVLELYNKDGGDEILYGTADGKVGLVQIGESSAVPKWEIDNEKKKGGILCIDTYDILGDGVNDILVGRDDGTVEVYGFDSSSEPTLRFEHVLSESVTSIQGGCVGKESYDEVLTATYTGWVTGLTTETLKAEAGPGDEVKMSKETQSKVAALRAELEQLQVKVLQGREKYQQTSQSSTAVSAVPVFSINDKFTLCQDDASYSLTLEVQTAIDNLLLQSDVPIDLLDVDKNSAVVSFSECDSEPNGNFLLATYRCQANTTRLELKVRSIEGQYGTLQAYITPRLQPKTCQVRQYQIKPLSLHQRTHSIDQTRPMNRLSLVGQFSFAEIHSWVVFCLPEVPEKTPAGDSITFHFHNTFLGTQLEATYCKGEGHFKSDNISTISILSDVLSKEATKRKINLNISYDINDESVSHTLKMIHPKLEYQLLLAKKVQLVDALKELQVHEGNADFLIPEYRNILDESAHLLEEYKKQPAHLERLYGMITDLFIDKFKFKGQNVKTKVSSLLEILDNYDLKSLLEFFNEA comes from the exons ATGGAGATCCACCTAAATCGAGTTGATTATATGCAG GTGGGTGTGACATCCCAGAAAACCATGAGGCTGCTTCCAGCTTTGGGAAAAAAGGCAACCCAAAAG GTTGCTATTGCTGATCACGAGGGTGTGATTACATGTTTTGGGATGAAGAAGGGAGAGGCAGCG CCCGTGTTCAAAACGCTCCCGGGGCGGAAGATAGCCCGTCTGGACCTCGGAGGGGCCGTGGGAACTCCACAGGAGAAGATCTTCGTGTGTTCTGGCTCTGAGGTCCGAGGATTCACCAAGAAAGGCAAACAGTTCCTCACCTTTGAAGCCAACCTCACCGAGAGCATCAACGCCAT GCACGTCTCAGGCGCCGACCTTTTCGTTTGTGCGAGTTACATCTACAACCACTACTGTGACTGCAAGGACCAAGACTACTACCTCTCCGGAGACAAAATCAATGACATCACATGCTTGTCCACAGAGAACCTGGCTCGTCTCGTCCCCGTCCTGGCATGCCAGGATCGGGTTCTCAGAGTCTTGCAG GGATCAGAGCTTGCCTATGATATTGAAGTCCCCGGCCCTCCATCTGTCTTGGAACTGTACAACAAAGACGGAG GAGATGAAATCCTCTATGGAACTGCAGATGGCAAAGTAGGGTTGGTCCAGATCGGCGAATCCTCGGCTGTGCCCAAATGGGAGATCgacaatgaaaaaaagaaaggag GTATTCTTTGCATTGACACTTACGATATTCTCGGAGACGGTGTGAATGACATCCTGGTGGGCAGGGACGACGGCACAGTGGAGGTCTATGGTTTCGACAGCTCCAGTGAGCCCACGTTACGCTTTGAGCAT GTTTTGTCTGAGAGCGTGACGTCCATCCAGGGCGGCTGTGTAGGGAAGGAGTCTTACGACGAGGTCCTGACTGCCACTTACACAG GATGGGTGACCGGTCTGACCACTGAGACCCTGAAGGCAGAGGCCGGCCCCGGAGACGAGGTCAAGATGAGCAAGGAGACCCAGTCCAAAGTAGCAGCACTCAG GGCggagctggagcagctgcaggTCAAAGTCCTGCAGGGCCGGGAGAAGTACCAGCAGACGTCCCAGTCGAGCACGGCCGTCTCCGCTGTGCCCGTCTTCAGCATCAACGACAAGTTCACCCTCTGCCAGGACGATGCCAGCTACAGCCTCACCCTGGAGGTGCAGACCGCCATCGACAACCTGCTGCTTCAG AGCGACGTGCCAATAGACCTGCTGGATGTGGATAAAAACTCAGCTGTTGTCAGTTTCAGCGAATGTGATTCAGAG CCTAACGGGAACTTCCTCCTGGCCACATACAGATGTCAGGCTAACACTACAAGACTGGAGCTCAAG GTAAGGTCCATCGAAGGTCAGTACGGCACCCTGCAGGCTTACATCACCCCCAGGCTGCAGCCCAAGACCTGCCAGGTCCGCCAGTACCAGATCAAACCACTGTCCCTCCACCAGCGAACACACAGCATAGACCAAACCAG acccaTGAACAGGCTCAGTCTCGTGGGTCAGTTCAGTTTTGCAGAGATCCACTCCTGGGTGGTTTTCTGTTTGCCGGAGGTTCCTGAGAAAACTCCAGCAGGCGACAGCATCACTTTCCATTTCCACAACACTTTCCTCGGCACACAGCTGGAAGCCACCTACTG CAAAGGGGAGGGCCACTTCAAGTCAGACAACATCTCTACCATCTCCATCCTGAGTGACGTCCTCTCTAAAGAAGCAACCAAAAGGAAAAtcaatttgaatatttcatatg ATATCAATGACGAATCTGTGAGCCACACTCTGAAGATGATCCATCCAAAGCTGGAGTATCAGTTGTTGCTGGCTAAAAAAGTTCAGCTTGTGGACGCACTGAAA GAGCTCCAGGTTCACGAGGGGAACGCTGACTTCCTCATCCCAGAGTATCGCAACATTTTGGACGAGTCGGCCCATCTGCTGGAGGAGTACAAGAAGCAGCCAGCGCACCTTGAGAGGCTTTACG GCATGATCACAGACCTGTTCATCGACAAATTCAAGTTCAAAGGCCAGAATGTGAAAACCAAGGTGTCCTCGCTGCTGGAGATCCTGGACAACTACGACCTGAAGTCTCTGTTAGAGTTTTTCAACGAGGCCTAA
- the tmem33 gene encoding transmembrane protein 33: MSDTEQRSPPPPPGPRAPGPVQFLLSNKLETAMWLSRLFTVYCSVMFILPLLGPHAAANFYQRALLANALTSALRLHQRLPHFQLSRAFLAQALQEDSCHYLLYSLILVNSYPITMSIFPVFLFSLLHATTYTKKVLDSMGPSSLPFIRNFLDKLTSNQQNILKFIACNEIFLMPATVFMLFSGQGSLLQPFIYYRFLTLRYTSRRNPYCRTLFTELRILLEHFIMKPTCPAFFRRMCLSSIAFISRLAPTGV; this comes from the exons ATGTCTGACACCGAACAACgaagccctcctcctcctccagggccCAGGGCTCCAGGGCCCGTG CAATTTTTGTTGAGTAACAAGCTGGAGACTGCAATGTGGCTCTCACGGCTCTTCACCGTCTACTGCTCTGTAATGTTTATTCTACCGCTCTTGGG ACCCCATGCAGCAGCCAACTTCTACCAGCGGGCGTTGTTGGCCAACGCCCTCACCAGCGCCCTCCGCCTGCACCAGAGGCTTCCCCACTTCCAGCTGAGCAGAGCGTTCCTGGCGCAGGCGCTTCAGGAGGACAGCTGTCACTACCTGCTCTACTCGCTCATCCTGGTCAACTCTTACCCCATCACAA TGAGCATCTTCCcagtcttcctcttctccttgcTTCATGCAACCACCTACACAAAGAAAGTCCTTGAT tCCATGGGCCCCAGCAGCCTACCGTTCATCAGGAACTTCCTGGACAAACTCACGTCCAATCAGCAGAACATCCTGAAGTTCATCGCCTGCAATGAGATCTTCTTGATgcctgccactgttttcatgcTCTTCAG CGGCCAGGGAAGCTTGCTGCAGCCTTTCATTTACTATCGATTCCTCACTCTCCGCTACACATCCAGAAGAAATCCATACTGCCG CACCTTGTTCACAGAGCTGCGGATTCTTCTGGAACACTTCATCATGAAGCCGACCTGCCCCGCCTTCTTCAGGAGGATGTGCCTCAGCAGTATTGCCTTCATCAGCCGCCTCGCCCCGACGGGGGTCTGA
- the LOC144542468 gene encoding uncharacterized protein LOC144542468, with translation MANMRASARLQQARHDNRNLARYEKDPTNSTPWRPNPPAVRASRSRALALMRRICPNKAQQLIEENGSGAVAEVEVVVPENWQAVESEEEEAGSREEEVEDEETDDSEEAVEDEELEAKDGERSAYERPRSRWTR, from the exons ATGGCTAACATGAGGGCTAGTGCGCGGCTGCAGCAGGCGCGCCATGACAATCGCAACCTCGCACG CTATGAGAAAGATCCGACAAATTCCACACCTTGGAGACCAAACCCCCCCGCTGTCCG AGCTTCCAGGTCGAGAGCATTGGCTTTGATGAGGAGGATCTGCCCAAACAAAGCACAGCAACTGATTGAAGAGAATGGGTCCGGTGCAGTGGCCGAAGTAGAGGTGGTCGTGCCAGAGAATTGGCAAGCGGTAGAgtccgaggaagaggaggcagggtCCAGGGAAGAGGAGGTCGAGGACGAAGAGACAGATGATTCAGAAGAAGCGGTAGAGGATGAGGAATTGGAAGCAAAGGACGGGGAGAGGTCGGCGTACGAGAGGCCAAGGAGCAGATGGACTAGATGA